In a genomic window of Melanotaenia boesemani isolate fMelBoe1 chromosome 1, fMelBoe1.pri, whole genome shotgun sequence:
- the tmem208 gene encoding transmembrane protein 208: protein MAPKGKVGTKGKKQIYEENEATLKFYTRVILGANVIYAAVNFLVFYSSSTFWTWFLLVFALAVYVGSYRSMSAMAKPVFAEDGSLLDGGIDLNMEQGMAEHLKDVILLTAIVQVLSTISSYFWYLWLLAPARALHLLWVNFLGPWFMAENSSAPEEVNEKKQRRQERRQTKRF, encoded by the exons ATGGCG CCCAAAGGTAAAGTTGGCACAAAGGGAAAGAAGCAGATCTATGAAGAGAACGAGGCGACGCTTAAGTTCTACACAAGAGTCATCCTTGGAGCAAAT GTGATATATGCTGCTGTAAATTTCTTGGTTTTCTACAGTTCATCTACATTTTGGACATGG TTTCTGCTGGTGTTTGCACTCGCTGTGTATGTGGGAAGTTACCGCTCCATGTCGGCCATGGCCAAGCCAGTGTTTGCTGAGGATGGAAGCCTCCTGGATGGAGGAATAGACCTAAACATGGAGCAAGGAATGGCAGA gCACCTGAAAGATGTCATCCTGCTCACCGCCATAGTACAAGTGCTCAGCACAATCTCCTCTTATTTTTGGTATCTTTGGTTGTTG gCCCCAGCCCGTGCCTTGCACCTGCTGTGGGTAAACTTTCTGGGCCCCTGGTTCATGGCAGAAAACTCGTCAGCACCAGAGGAGGTGAATGAGAAAAAGCAGCGAAGACAGGAGCGCAGACAGACGAAGAGATTCTGA